The Gambusia affinis linkage group LG11, SWU_Gaff_1.0, whole genome shotgun sequence genome contains a region encoding:
- the pdzk1 gene encoding Na(+)/H(+) exchange regulatory cofactor NHE-RF3 produces MTTYKPRVISLTKTTGQTFGFYLRVEQNEEGHLIRCLEMGGPAELAGMKDGDRILRVNGTFVDGLSHSEVVELVRNGGASVTFHILDESSYKQAKSLGVNLSDPQLTPVANGATKEPPKLKLCYLVKSTMGFGFSLRSVRGEPGLFMTQVDSGKTAYNAGVRNEDRLLEVNGENVENCTHDEVVEKIKLGGKSVMLLLVDKETDRFYRNKKNKTGSWLATVKFLPLQPRFINMIKESNGYGFMLRQEPGQKGHFIREVDKGSPAEKAGLREMDRVVAVNGTDVDNCSHEQVVDWIRLCDNTCSFLVVDKDTDQMYKQGKVSPMLFWEEMKDSNSPPSYTEALSLPAPAKTSMTVRDRMEELRPKLCRMEKTSAGFGFHLNGIEGVLGQYITEVVKGGAADRAGLENDDVVIEVNGENVEQSIHAEVVEIIRRSSDTLEMLVARQDVYKQLKATGVKTTPLLLGETSKEKTQTAEAPEPNRKKEQQQEEEARPETPPQQERQRTPSVSSSSSEDGIDERL; encoded by the exons ATGACCACCTATAAGCCGAGGGTGATTTCTCTGACCAAGACTACGGGTCAAACATTTGGCTTCTATCTGAGAGTGGAGCAAAATGAGGAAGGTCATTTGATCCGCTGCCTGGAAATGGGAGGCCCAGCTGAACTGGCTGGCATGAAAGACGGAGACCGCATCCTTCGGGTCAATGGAACATTTGTTGATGGGCTGTCCCACTCAGAG GTGGTGGAGCTGGTGAGGAATGGCGGGGCATCCGTCACATTCCACATCCTGGATGAATCATCTTACAAGCAAGCAAAATCTTTGGGGGTGAACCTTTCTGATCCCCAACTCACACCAGTGGCCAATGGAGCGACCAAAGAGCCTCCAAAACTCAAACTGTGCTACTTGGTCAAGTCTACCATGGGATTTGGGTTTTCTCTTCGCTCAGTAAGAG GTGAACCAGGATTGTTCATGACTCAGGTGGACTCAGGCAAAACAGCCTACAACGCTGGAGTCAGAAATGAAGATCGTCTGCTGGAGGTTAACGGGGAGAACGTAGAAAACTGCACGCATGACGAAGTGGTGGAAAAGATCAAACTGGGAGGGAAAAGCGTCATGCTCCTGCTTGTTGACAAGGAAACGGACCGTTTCTAtcgcaacaaaaaaaacaagacaggatCATGGTTGGCAACAGTAAAGTTTCTCCCACTGCAACCGCGCTTCATCAATATGATCAAAGAGTCTAATGGATATGGATTCATGCTCAGACAGGAACCAGGCCAAAAAG GACACTTCATAAGGGAAGTAGACAAAGGCAGTCCTGCAGAAAAAGCTGGCCTGAGGGAAATGGACAGAGTTGTTGCTGTCAATGGAACGGATGTGGACAACTGCAGCCATGAACAGGTGGTGGACTGGATCAGGCTGTGTGACAACACATGCTCCTTCCTTGTGGTGGACAAAGACACGGACCAAATGTACAAACAG GGCAAGGTGTCTCCCATGCTTTTCTGGGAGGAGATGAAAGATTCTAACTCCCCACCCAGTTACACTGAAGCTTTGAGCTTACCTGCTCCTGCCAAAACATCCATGACTGTAAGAGACAGAATGGAGGAACTGAGACCCAAACTGTGCAGAATGGAGAAGACCTCTGCCGGCTTTGGCTTCCACCTAAATGGCATTGAAGGGGTGCTTGGCCAGTACATCACTGAG GTGGTGAAAGGTGGTGCAGCAGACAGAGCTGGTCTGGAGAACGACGACGTTGTGATAGAGGTGAACGGTGAGAATGTGGAGCAGAGCATCCATGCTGAGGTGGTGGAAATAATCCGCAGAAGTAGCGACACTCTGGAGATGCTGGTGGCGAGACAGGATGTCTACAAACAGCTCAAAGCCACAGGTGTGAAGACCACACCGCTTCTCCTTGGGGAAACATCCAAGGAGAAAACTCAGACTGCAGAGgctccagaaccaaacaggaaaaaggaacagcagcaggaggaggaagccAGGCCTGAAACTCCACCTCAACAGGAAAGACAGAGG ACGCCCTCTGTGTCATCGTCCTCGTCTGAAGACGGCATCGATGAGAGGCTCTGA